A region from the Brassica napus cultivar Da-Ae chromosome C8, Da-Ae, whole genome shotgun sequence genome encodes:
- the LOC106453509 gene encoding uncharacterized protein LOC106453509, translating to MEVERVRRVYSIDEPSLAQIKESLDSFRSALEEWNQFGIYQIDDDTLSKLEQQVDFVDIRTSKNEYPNLDSFTQNYDATVGSSQGRAKFRLNQAFTENRRLATDLNGKIDIMYSELIRKFDALSEHIKRLDGQVAENATAIKREAGRLPGRTDVNPKRQINAVSRPIILDDSNTESETPREKELPNTEETAINLEEEEEELEEDVEIDRQERTNVDRHSMGNIGRHSGNNIDRRSTPAEPAVERVYRPLPPFPPNKTQTKRELDKAICKKAFDKIMLEMPLSDAVKVSPSIKKYVKKIVSNSFPAAERSVMMVSEEVSAIIQGGTPIKRPDPGSFVLVCNIRNKNFPRSLCNLGSSVDLIPHSVAISLGYDKFKPTKITLVLANISVRLPEGVIDDMPIRINDCNVPTDFVVLKYRNEPKDPLILGRPFLGRAGAIIDVKEGRICLNIGNIPMTFDMDKMITRPLVDKQTSYVDDIGELTEESFENLHSDDPLEKVLTSSEEETFSVTSRAENTRD from the exons ATGGAGGTAGAGCGAGTAAGGAGAGTTTACTCAATTGATGAGCCATCTTTAGCACAAATCAAAGAATCTCTGGATTCTTTTCGTTCCGCTCTTGAGGAATGGAACCAATTTGGGATTTACCAAATTGACGATGACACCCTATCTAAACTAGAACAACAAGTAGATTTTGTGGATATCCGAACTTCAAAAAACGAGTATCCTAACCTTGATAGCTTTACCCAAAATTACGATGCTACTGTTGGATCAAGCCAGGGCAGAGCAAAGTTTAGACTAAACCAAGCTTTCACGGAAAATCGTAGATTGGCCACTGACCTTAACGGAAAAATAGACATAATGTACAGTGAGCTAATAAGGAAGTTCGACGCTTTAAGTGAACACATTAAGAGACTGGACGGTCAAGTCGCAGAAAACGCAACAGCCATCAAAAGAGAGGCAGGACGTCTCCCTGGGCGGACTGACGTGAACCCAAAACGTCAAATTAATGCCGT GTCACGCCCGATAATCCTCGATGATTCCAATACCGAGTCAGAAACCCCTCGAGAGAAGGAGCTTCCCAACACTGAGGAAACAGCCATCAACctcgaggaggaggaagaagagttgGAGGAAGATgtggaaatcgatcgacaagagAGAACaaacgtcgatcgacattctATGGGAAATATCGGTCGACATTCTGGaaacaatatcgatcgacgatcGACTCCTGCTGAACCAGCTGTGGAAAGAGTATATAGGCCCCTACCACCCTTCCCTCCTAACAAGACGCAGACTAAGCGCGAATTGGATAAAGCTAtatgcaagaaagcattcgatAAGATCATGTTGGAAATGCCATTGAGTGATGCCGTAAAGGTATCgccttcaataaaaaaatatgtgaaaaaAATAGTATCCAACAGCTTTCCAGCCGCAGAGCGTAGCGTCATGATGGTTTCAGAGGAAGTTAGTGCAATAATCCAAGGAGGAACTCCAATCAAGAGGCCCGATCCGGGTAGTTTCGTTTTGGTTTGCAACATACGAAATAAAAATTTTCCTCGATCCCTTTGTAACCTAGGTTCCAGCGTAGACCTCATACCGCACTCTGTCGCGATATCCCTAGGATACGACAAGTTCAAACCTACCAAAATAACTCTGGTTCTGGCCAATATATCCGTTAGATTACCTGAGGGAGTGATCGACGACATGCCAATAAGGATCAATGATTGCAACGTCCCAACGGATTTCGTGGTACTGAAATACCGGAATGAACCAAAAGATCCCTTAATTTTGGGTAGACCATTTCTAGGTAGAGCAGGTGCGATAATCGATGTCAAGGAAGGTAGAATATGTCTGAACATTGGGAATATTCCGATGACCTTCGACATGGATAAGATGATAACTCGACCCTTAGTCGATAAACAGACTtcctatgtggatgatatcggTGAACTGACTGAAGAGTCTTTCGAAAACCTGCACTCAGATGATCCTCTAGAGAAAGTACTCACATCTAGTGAAGAAGAAACATTCAGTGTCACTAGTAGAGCTGAGAATACACGCGATTAA